The window TAGGTCGCAGGTTCGAATCCTGCACGGCCCACCAAGCCGAGGCCCCATCGTCTAGCGGTTAGGACGCGGCCCTCTCAAGGCCGAAACGGGGGTTCGATTCCCCCTGGGGTCACCACGGGCGGCTAGCTCAGCTGGCCAGAGCACTCGCCTTACAAGCGAGGGGTCAGAGGTTCAAGTCCTCTGCCGCCCACCAGGCGGGGCGGGCCCTTTGGGCCCGCCCTTTCTTTCCCCGCCCCGGGACCCCACCCTTTCTCCCTGCATTCTTCGCTCGGCTAGCCCCTTGAGAACCCTTTACCGGGGCCCCCATGCTGGCGCAAGCCGGCATGGGGTGGGATCACACCTCCGGAAGCCGCCGGACCGCCCAGAGGCCCAGGACGGCCAGGCCCGCGGAGAGGAGGAAGAGCGCCCCGTAGCCCCAAGCCCCCACCACCCACCCTCCGAGGACCGGGGAGAAGGCGAAGAGGCCCAGGAAGCTGTTGGCGAGGCCCACGGTGGCGGTCCGCTCCTCGGGCGGGGCCAGGTTGAGGAGGTAGGTGTTGCCGGCGATGCCCAAGGCGGCAAGGTAGGCCCCCTGCAGGAAGAAGACCAAGGCGAAGGCCCCGGGGGGAAGGGCGAGGGCGAGGAGGGGCGTGGCGAGCACCAGCACCCCCCCTCCGAGAAAGACGGCCTTCGCCCCCCTCCGGGCCAGGGCGGACCAGAGGGCGTTGGAGAGGATGAAGGCCAGGGCGTTGAGGGCGAGGTAGAGGCCGAGCTCCGCCTCCTTCCCCAAGACCCGGACCGCGTAGGCGGCGTAGAAGGGCTCCACCATGCCCGCAAGCCCCAGGAAGAGCCGGGCCGTGAGGTAGGCGCGAAACCCGGGGCGCCTCAGGGGAAGGCGGAGGTCGGTGCGCCCCACCGCCACCTCCTCCTCGGGCTCCTCCACCCGCCCGAAGACGTACCACGCCGCCCCGTAGGCCAGGGTCCCCAGGGCGAAGAGGAGGGCGTAGCCCAGGGGAAAGGGAAGGTCCAGGCCCAGAAGGGCCCGCACGCCGAAGCCGGCCAGAAAGGCCAAAACCCCGCCTCCCATGTAGATCGCGGCGAAGAGCCCGGGCCGCTCCTCGCGGGGCACGGCCTTGGCCAACACCTCCCAGTAGGGCAGGCTGGCCACGGCGGTGAAGAGGGCGAAAAGAAAAAGCCCCGCCAGGAAAACGCCGAGAAGCAGGCCCGGCCACGCCCCAAGGAAGAAGGCCCCAAAGACGAGAAGCAAAAGCCCCGCGAAGCGGAAGGCCGAGGCCCTGCGGTAGAGGGGAAGCTTCCGCCCGTGGCGCGCCACCCACCCCACCAAAAGGGCCTGAGGGAGCAGGCCCCCCGCCAGGGGAAGGGCGGGGACGAGGCCGATGAGGACCGGGGAGGCCCCGAGGCGGGCGGCGAAGCTCGCCAGGATGATGTTGGGGTTCATCAGCGTGTCCCCGAGCCAGATCAGCCAGCCGTTGAGGAGGATCCGGCCCCGGTTCCCGCGAAGCCCGCCTAAAATGCTAAGGATGATCCTCCTGCCCTCCCTCGGTCCCCTCCACATACTCCACCCACGCTACAACGCCGCCACGGTCCTGGCCATCCTCGAGGCGGCCAACCCCCCCGTGGTCTACCTGGCCTCCCACTCCGAGGCCTCCCTCGCCGAGGGCACCTGGCGGGAGGAGGACCCCCTCCTCTTCCACCTCCTCCCCTGGGCGGAGGCGCGGGGCGTGCCCGTGGTGCCCGTGGACCGGGAGGCCCACCTGAAGGGGGAGGCGGAGGCCTTCCGGGAGGCCTTGGCCCAGTACCCGGCGGCCCGGCCCCACCTGGAGCGCCTGGCCGCCTTTGACCGGGACCTCTCCGCCCTCCTGCAAAGGCCCCTCACCCCGGAGCGCCTCTACGCCCCCGAGTTCCTGGGCGAGCTCGGCGCCCTCTACGAGGGCTTCGTCCGTGCCTTCGGCGAGGGCCCGGCCACGGGCTTCCGGGCCAGGCGGGTGGCGGGGGTGGTGGAGGCGCTGAAGGGCCGGGAGGGGGCCGTGGTGGCGGACCTTTTGGACTTCCTCCTTCTCCTCGAGGCCTTCCCCCAGGAAGGCCCCCCGCCCCACCGGCCCACGGAGGCGGAGCGCGTCCGGGCCCTTTTGGACCGGGCCTGGCTCCTTAAGGAGGAGGACGACTGGGGCGCGCTTGTGGAGCAGCTCTTCGCCATCGGCTCCCCGGAGGCCCTGTACCTTGCGGCCCAGGTCTACCTGGCCTCGGGGCAGTGGGAGGACGCCCTGGCCCTCATGGAGGAGGTCTTCCGCATGGACTTCCAGCACCCAGGCTACCTCCCGGGGTACGTCCTGGCCCGGATGGGGCAGCTTCTGGACCTCGCCGGGGAGCGGGAGCGGGCCTTACGGGCCTACCGGGGGGTCCTGGCCCTCTCCTGGGCCCCGGAGGAGGCGAGGGCCGTGGCCCTGGCGGGGCTGAAGACGCCTTTCCGCCTCTAAGCGGAAGCCGCGGTGGGGGCTCTCCAACCAGGGCATTTGTCCCGGAAGCGGGGGGCTATCCTTAGGGCATGGAGGTCCAGCTCCGCAGGGCCCGCCGCGCCATGTACCTCCGCCTCGCCGCCTGGCACGCGGGGCCCCTGGGCCTCGCCTGGGCGGGGCGGCCGGAGCTCGCCCCCCGCTACCCGGAGGCCTACGCCCGCTGTGGCGGGGCCCCGGGGCTGGCCTGCGCCGGCGTGGGGGGGGAGCCCCGCGTCTGCCTGGTCCGCCGCCTGGAAAGGCTCGCCCGGAGCGCCGAGCGGGGCGGAAGGCGGCGCCGCGCCCAGGAGAAGGCCTTGGTGGAAGAGCTTCTCCTCTGCGTGGGCCACCTCCAAAAGGAGCTTCCCCCCGAGTTCCTTCCCCTCCTCGAGGCCACGGAAAAGGCCCTGCGCCAAGACCTGGACTACCTCCGAAGCGCCGCCTCAGCGCCCCTTTCGCCCGAGCAGAAAGGCCAGGACCAGGGACAAGGCCCCTAGGCCGAAGGCGGCGAGGCTTGGGGCCTCCAGGGCGAACCGCTTGGGGCGCAAGGGCCTGAGCACCCCCTCCTGGTAGGCGGCCCTTGGGTCCTCGGGGCGGAGGGCGAGGACGTCCACCACTGGGGGCATGCCCAAGGGGGCCCCCAGGACCCAGGCCCCCCCTTCCGGGGAAACGGGGCGCAGGTACCAGGGGGCGAAGGGGTCAAAGAGCCCCACCGCCCCGTAGTAGCCGTACTCCCCCGGGGGAAGGCCTGTGGACCAGACCACCCACTCCCCCTCCCGCCAGGCCCCCACCGCCTCCCTCTTCCCCTCGGGGCTTTTCCGCTCCACCCCGAAGCCCGTGACCACGAAGGCCGCCTCCCACCCCTGGCCCGGGGGGGTGCGGAGGCCGGGAAGAAGGGCCTCCTCCCCGCCCGGGGCGAGGTCCAGGTAGACCAGGGCCGTGGCCAGGCTGAAGCCCAAGGGCCCGCCCAAGGGGTTGGGGTAGCGGGCGAGCCGCAGCTTGAGGACGAGCTCCCCCTCCCGAACCTCCCCGGCCAAGGCGGTGAGGTCGGCGTACCCCTCCCCGGCCTCCCGGTAAAGGGCGGCCTGGGGATAGAGGTAGGCGAGGCCGTGGGCGTCCCCGAGGGGGTCTTGAAAGAGGAACAGCACGGGCCCCTTTATACCAGCTTCAGCACCGCCCGCGCCAGCTTCTTGGGGTCGTGCTGGGCAAGCTCCCCCGCCTCGCGGAAGTCCCCCTCCAGCACCCGCACCCCGTCCACCCTGAAGGGACGGGGGTCGTAGGCCACGGGGTGGCGCCCCTCGGCGGCGTAGCGCCGGAGCACCGGCTCGGGGATGGGGGCGGTGTGGACCACCACCACGTCCGGCCTCCGCCCCAGGTGGTGGGCCACGGCCTTGTAGTGGTCGTAGGCGGTGTACCCGTCCGTCTCCCCGGGCTCGGTCATGAGGTTGACCACGTAGACCACAAGGGCCCCCGACCGCCGCACCGCCTCGCGGATGGGCCCGGGGAGGAAGCTGGGGATGACGCTGGTGTAGAGGCTCCCAGGCCCCAGAAGGACGAGGTCCGCCCGGCGGAGGGCCTCGAGGACCTCCCCCATGACCACGCTGGGCTCAGGCTCCAGCCCCACCTCCCGTACCCGGCCCCCGGCCTCCCTCAAGGCCACCTCCCCCACCACCCTCCGCCCGTCCTGGAGGCGGGCGGCGAGGCGCACCGCCTGGGGCGTGGCGGGCAGGACCTGGCCCCGAAGGTTCAGGATGGCGTTGGCCTGGCGCACCGCCTCGGCGAAGTCCCCGCTCGCCTCGTACAGGGTGACGAGGAAGAGGTTGCCGAAGGTGTGGCCGGAAAACTCCCCCCGGTGGAAACGGTAGGCAAGGAGGCGGGGAAGGGCGGGGTGGTCGGAGAGGGCGGCCAGGCAGTCCACCAGGTCCCCCACCGCCGGGAGGCCGTAGGCGAGCCTGAGCCGCCCCGTGGAGCCCCCGTCGTCCGTGACCGCCACCACGGCGGTGAGGTTGGCCGTCCCCTCCTTGAGGCCGGAAAGGGCCCGGGAAAGCCCCGTCCCCCCCCCGAAGGCCACGACCCTAGGCCCCCGCTCCAGCCGCCTTCGGACGTAGACCCGTTCCGGCACCTCCTCGGGCCGGGTGAAGGCGGAAAGCATGCTCCGGTTCATGGCCCGCACCCCGAGGACCAGAAGCCCCCCACCCAGGGCGGCGACCCCCCAGGCGGCGAGGGGCGGCAGGGCGGGCAAGGGGAGGGCCTGGCCCAGCCCCCAGGCCGCCATACCCACCCCGAGGCCCGCCAGGGCGGCGTAGCGCTTGACCCGCATCCCGGGGTGGAGCCAGCGCCACGCCGGGTGGGCCCACACGCCCCTACCCTTCCCGCTCCACATCCCGGTGCACCACCTCCACGGCGAACCTGCCGGAAAGCTCCTCCGCCAGGCGCTCCGCCACGGCCACGCTCCGGTGCCTTCCCCCGGTGCAGCCCACGGCCACGGTGTAGAAGGCCCGCCCCTCCGCCCGCGCCCCTTCGGCCGCGAGCCCGGCCACGGCGAGGAGGGCCCGGTAGTAGGGCTCCGCGGCCTCGGAAAAGACGTAGCGCCGGACCTCGGGGTCCAGGCCCGTCCGGGGCCTGAGGGCCGGGTCGTAGTGGGGGTTGGGCAGGGGGCGGACGTCCAGGACCAGGTCCGCCTCCTGGGGGGGGCCCCACTTGAAGCCGAAGGAGACCAGGCGGAGGAGGAACCCCCCCTCCTCGCCCAAAAAGCGGGCCAGGGCCTCCTTGAGCCCTCGAGGCGAGAGCTCCGAGGTGTCCACCACCAGGTGGGCCCGCCCCCTAAGGCCCGCCAGGGCCCGCCTCTCCTCGGCGATCTCCCGCATCAGGTTCCCCGCCCCCAAGGGGTGGACCCGGCGGGTGAGGTTGTAGCGGCGGAGGAGGACCTCGGGCCGGGCCTCGAGGTAGACCACGGTGGGCCGCAACGCCTCCAGGACCTCCTCCAGGTCCTGGAAGAAGGCCAGGGCCCGGGCGTCCACCACCACCCCCACCCGGGCGAGGCCCCGGGCCGCCGCCTCCTGGAGGAGGGGGAGCCAGAGCCTGGGGGGGAGGTTGTCCACCATGAAGTAGCCGAGGTCCTCCAGAAAACCCCGGGCCGTGGTCTTGCCCGCCCCGGAGAGGCCCGTGAGGACGAGGAAGCGCATCTACCTGACTATACCTGGCCGAGCCGGGTCCCCGGGGCCACGCCATAGCCCCGGGCCCAGTCGGCGGCGGGCATGGCCCGCCTTCCCTCGGGCTGGACCTCCAGGAGGAGGAGGAGGCCCGAGGCCGTGCCCACCACCACGCCCTCCGGCCCCACCCGGGCCACCACCCCGGGCTCCCCTTCCCCGGGCTCGGGGCGGAGCCTCAAGGCCTTGACCCGCTGGCCCCGGTGGAAGAAGTAGCTCCCGGGCCAGGGCTGGACGGCCCGGTGGCGGCGGTAGAGGGCCTCGGCGCTCTCCCCGAAGTCCAGCCGTCCCTCCTCCTTGGAAAGGGGCGGGGCGTAGGAGGCCTCCCCTTCCTGGGGCCTGGGGGTGAGCTCCGGGAGGCGCTCCAGCACCTCAAGAAGGAGCTCCACCCCCTTGTCCCTGAGCCGGTTCCCCAGGGCCACGGCGTCCTCGTCCGGCAGGATGGGCGTCCGCCAGACGGCGTAGAGGGGGCCGGTGTCCAGGCCCTCGTCCAGGCGCATGATGGAGACCCCGGTCTCCCGTTCCCCGGCGAGGAGGGCCCGCTGGACGGGGGCCGCCCCCCGGTACTTGGGGAGGAGGGAGGGGTGGAGGTTGAGGAAGCCGTGTGGGGGGATGTCCAAGGCCTCCTTGGGGATGAGCTTCCCGTAGGCCGCCACCACCGCCACCTCGGGCGCGGCCTGGCGCAAGGCCTCGAGGAAGGCCTCCTCCCTAAGCCGAGCCGGGCGCAAAAGGGGAAGCCCCTCCGCCTCGGCGTAGCGGGCCACGGGGCTCGGGGCGGGCCTCAGGCCCCGGCCCTGGGGCTTGTCGGGCTGGGAGACCACCAGGACCACCTGGTGGCGCTTCCGTAGGGCGTCCAGCACGGGGACGGCCCAGAGGGGGGTGCCGAAGAAGGCCACCCTCATCCCTGGGAAAGCTCCTTCAGCAAGGCCCGGGCCTCCTTCTGGAAGCGGACGAGCTCCGCCCGGTTGGCCTCCAGGAAGGCCTCCCGCTTGGGCTTGGGCAGGCGCTCAAAGAAGAGGATCCCGTCCAGATGATCGATCTCGTGCTGGAAGACCCGGGCCATGTACCCCTCGAGCTCCAACACGCGCCCACGGCCCTCCTCGTCCTGGTACTCCACCCGGATGCGCTCCGCCCGGGGCACCTCCTCGGAGTAGAGGCCGGGCAGGGAGAGGCACCCCTCCGTCCCCTCCACCAGCCCCTCCCGGTAGGTGATCACCGGGTTCGCCACCACGTAGACCCGGCGCACGAGCTCCCTCAGGGGCCTCTCCTCCTCCCCCTCGGGCTCGTCGGCGTACTCCACCGCCACGAAGAGGCGCTGGGAGAGGCCGATCTGGGGGGCGGCAAGCCCCACCCCCTTGGCCTCAAACATCGTCTCCAGCATGTCCTCCGCCAGGCGCTTAATCCCCGAGAAGTCCTCCACGGGCCGGGCCTTGCGGCGGAGGACGGGGTCTCCGTAAAGCCGGATGGGGTAGACCATCCTTGCTATTCTAGCGCAACCCGCACCCGAACCGGTCCCAGGGTCTGGACCCCCGGGGGGAGGTCCGGGGCCACCGCCACCTCCACCTCCCCCGGGCCCAGGGCCTCCTGGAGGGTGGCGGCCACGCCCGCAAGGCCCTCCAGGGCCTCCCGCGGGCCCACGAGGCGCACCGTCTTGGGGGCATAGTCCAGGAGGCGGCGCCCCGGGGGGGGCTTGAGGGAGAGGGGCACCTCCTTGAGGAAGAGGGCTTCCCGGCGCTCCACCACCCGGACCCGGTTAGGCCGGAGCTCCACGCCCTCCAAGGGGCCCTCTGGGCCGAAGGGGAAGAGGACCACCTCGTCCCCCAGGTCCAGGCCCACGGCGCTCACGGCGGCCTCCACCTGGCTTTCCGGCCCCACCGCCTCCACGAAGGCGGGGTCGGTGAGGACCCAGGCCCCCTGGGCCAGGACCTCCACGGGGATCTGGCGCTGGGCCTCCACCTCCACCACCACTCCCACCCGGGCGGGCACCACCTCGAGGACCTCCACCCCCTGGGGGGCCGCCACCCGCACCTCCCGCACCACCTCCCCCTCGGCCCCGGAGAGGTCCAGGTAGGCGGAGACGGGAAGGGCCCGCCCCTCCAACAAGGGCGCAGGCCCCCTAAGCCTTAGGAGGACCTCCCGGGGAAGGCCCAGGGCGCGCCGCCCCTCCCCGAGCCCCACCACCTGGAGGGGGACCTTGAGGCTCCGCTCCACCACGGGGGCCCGCTCCTGGAGGCTGTACCAGAGGGCGAAGGCCACGAGGAGGGCCAGCAGGAAGGCGGGCCAGTCACGCATCCCGCACCACCTCCTTCAGGCGCGCCCGCAGGGCCTCGAGGGAGAGGGGCGGGGAGAGCCTCCCCCCCTCGGCCACCCGGATGGCCCCCGTTTCCTCGCTCACCACGATGACCAGGGCGTCGGACACCTCGGAGAGGCCCAAGGCGGCCCGGTGCCGGGTGCCGAGGCCCATGCCCACCTCGGAGAGGGGGAAGACGCACCCCGCGGCGAACAGCCTCCCCTCCCGCACGATGGCCCCCCCGTCGTGCAGGGGGGTGCCCGGGTAGAAGAGGGTCTCCAAAAGCCGGGCGGAAAGCCGGGCGTCCAGAACCTCGCCGCTCGCCGCGTACTCGCCCAAGGGGGTGCGCCGCTCCAGGGCGAGGAGGGCCCCGTGGCGCCGCTCGGCCAGGCGGCGAAGCCCGAGGAGGAGCTCTTCCATCTCCAAGGCCACCGGGGGGGGCCTAAGCGCCCCCTGGCCCCGGCCGAGCCGCTCCAGAAGCCCGCGAAGCTCAGGCTGGAAGACCACGATGAGGGCGAACGCGCCCAAGGTGGCGGCGTTCCCCAGGATCCAACTCAGGGTGGAGAGGCCGAGGAGGCTCGCCAGGAACCAGGTGGCGAGGTAGATCAAAACGCCGCGGACGAGGTTCAGGGCCCGGGTGCCGGCGAGGATGCGGTAGAGGGAGTAGAGGAGGACGCCCACCAGGAAGATGTCCAAGAGGTCGCGCCAGGTGAGGGACATGGCTCAGACGAGGCTCGTTCCGGGGCCGTCCCAGGCCAGGCCGAAGAGGCGGGCCCAGGTGGCCCCGAGGTCGGCGAAGGTCTCCCGGGTGCCGAGCTCCCCCTCCACCCCCGGCCCCACCCAGAGGAGCATCCCGTACTCCCGGGTGTGGTCGGTGCCGAAGAAGGTGGGGTCGTTGCCGTGGTCCGAGACCAGGAAGAGGTGGTCCTCGGGCCCCAAGGCGGCAAGAAGCCTCGGGAGGAAGGCGTCCAGCTCCACGAGGGCCCTCCCGTACCCCTCGGGGTCGCGGCGGTGGCCGTACTTGGAGTCAAAGTCCACCAGGTTGGTGAAGACGAGGCCGGAAAAGGGCTCCCCCATGAGGGCCAGGGTCTTCTCCAGGCCGTCTCGGTTGTCCTTGGTCTTGACCTTCCGGGTGAAGCCGCGCCCCGCGTAGATGTCGGGGATCTTCCCCACCCCCACCACCTCGAGGCCCCCCTCCTTGAGGACGTCCAGGACGTTCCTCGGGGGCTCCAGGGCGAAGTCCTTCCGGAGGTGCTCCAGCCGGTAGAACCTCCCCGGCTCCCCGGCGAAGGGCCGGGCGATGACCCGGGCCACCTGGAGCTCGCCCACGAGCCTCTCCCGGGCCACCTGGCAAAAGCGGTAAAGCTCCTCCACGGGGACCACGTCCACGTGGGCCGCCACCTGGAAGACGCTGTCGGCGGAGGTGTAGACGATGGGGTAGCCCGTCTTGAGGTGGGCCTCCCCGTGGTCGCGGATGGCCTCCGTCCCCGAGTAGGGGCGGTTCAAAAGCCACCCTCCCACCCCGATGGCCTCGGCCCACTCCCGGAGAACGTCCTCGGGAAACCCGTGGGGAAAGGTGCGGAACGGCTTTTCCAGGTGGATCCCCACGAACTCCCAGTGCCCCGTGGTGGTGTCCTTGCCGGGGTTCACCTCCCGCATGCGGCCGAACCCGCCCCGGGGCCGCTCGGCGCGGGGCAGGGTGTGGACCCCGGGGACCCGGCCGAGGCCGAGGCCGGCCAGGTGGGGGAGGGCGATCCCGGTCTTCAGGACCGTGTGGTCCAAGGTGTCCGCCCCCTCGTCGCCGAAGAGGGGGGCGTCGGGCAGGTAGCCCAGGCCCACGGAGTCCAAAACGATGGCCACCGCCTTCAAGACCTGAGGCCCCCCTCGTCCTCCTCCTCCTCCTCGGCCAGGGCCATGAGCTCCTCCGGGGCCATCTCGGAGAGGGCCCGCACCGCCTGG of the Thermus thermophilus HB8 genome contains:
- a CDS encoding MFS transporter, translated to MNPNIILASFAARLGASPVLIGLVPALPLAGGLLPQALLVGWVARHGRKLPLYRRASAFRFAGLLLLVFGAFFLGAWPGLLLGVFLAGLFLFALFTAVASLPYWEVLAKAVPREERPGLFAAIYMGGGVLAFLAGFGVRALLGLDLPFPLGYALLFALGTLAYGAAWYVFGRVEEPEEEVAVGRTDLRLPLRRPGFRAYLTARLFLGLAGMVEPFYAAYAVRVLGKEAELGLYLALNALAFILSNALWSALARRGAKAVFLGGGVLVLATPLLALALPPGAFALVFFLQGAYLAALGIAGNTYLLNLAPPEERTATVGLANSFLGLFAFSPVLGGWVVGAWGYGALFLLSAGLAVLGLWAVRRLPEV
- a CDS encoding tetratricopeptide repeat protein; translation: MLRMILLPSLGPLHILHPRYNAATVLAILEAANPPVVYLASHSEASLAEGTWREEDPLLFHLLPWAEARGVPVVPVDREAHLKGEAEAFREALAQYPAARPHLERLAAFDRDLSALLQRPLTPERLYAPEFLGELGALYEGFVRAFGEGPATGFRARRVAGVVEALKGREGAVVADLLDFLLLLEAFPQEGPPPHRPTEAERVRALLDRAWLLKEEDDWGALVEQLFAIGSPEALYLAAQVYLASGQWEDALALMEEVFRMDFQHPGYLPGYVLARMGQLLDLAGERERALRAYRGVLALSWAPEEARAVALAGLKTPFRL
- a CDS encoding glucodextranase DOMON-like domain-containing protein — its product is MLFLFQDPLGDAHGLAYLYPQAALYREAGEGYADLTALAGEVREGELVLKLRLARYPNPLGGPLGFSLATALVYLDLAPGGEEALLPGLRTPPGQGWEAAFVVTGFGVERKSPEGKREAVGAWREGEWVVWSTGLPPGEYGYYGAVGLFDPFAPWYLRPVSPEGGAWVLGAPLGMPPVVDVLALRPEDPRAAYQEGVLRPLRPKRFALEAPSLAAFGLGALSLVLAFLLGRKGR
- a CDS encoding gluconeogenesis factor YvcK family protein gives rise to the protein MWSGKGRGVWAHPAWRWLHPGMRVKRYAALAGLGVGMAAWGLGQALPLPALPPLAAWGVAALGGGLLVLGVRAMNRSMLSAFTRPEEVPERVYVRRRLERGPRVVAFGGGTGLSRALSGLKEGTANLTAVVAVTDDGGSTGRLRLAYGLPAVGDLVDCLAALSDHPALPRLLAYRFHRGEFSGHTFGNLFLVTLYEASGDFAEAVRQANAILNLRGQVLPATPQAVRLAARLQDGRRVVGEVALREAGGRVREVGLEPEPSVVMGEVLEALRRADLVLLGPGSLYTSVIPSFLPGPIREAVRRSGALVVYVVNLMTEPGETDGYTAYDHYKAVAHHLGRRPDVVVVHTAPIPEPVLRRYAAEGRHPVAYDPRPFRVDGVRVLEGDFREAGELAQHDPKKLARAVLKLV
- the rapZ gene encoding RNase adapter RapZ, which translates into the protein MRFLVLTGLSGAGKTTARGFLEDLGYFMVDNLPPRLWLPLLQEAAARGLARVGVVVDARALAFFQDLEEVLEALRPTVVYLEARPEVLLRRYNLTRRVHPLGAGNLMREIAEERRALAGLRGRAHLVVDTSELSPRGLKEALARFLGEEGGFLLRLVSFGFKWGPPQEADLVLDVRPLPNPHYDPALRPRTGLDPEVRRYVFSEAAEPYYRALLAVAGLAAEGARAEGRAFYTVAVGCTGGRHRSVAVAERLAEELSGRFAVEVVHRDVEREG
- the fmt gene encoding methionyl-tRNA formyltransferase; protein product: MRVAFFGTPLWAVPVLDALRKRHQVVLVVSQPDKPQGRGLRPAPSPVARYAEAEGLPLLRPARLREEAFLEALRQAAPEVAVVAAYGKLIPKEALDIPPHGFLNLHPSLLPKYRGAAPVQRALLAGERETGVSIMRLDEGLDTGPLYAVWRTPILPDEDAVALGNRLRDKGVELLLEVLERLPELTPRPQEGEASYAPPLSKEEGRLDFGESAEALYRRHRAVQPWPGSYFFHRGQRVKALRLRPEPGEGEPGVVARVGPEGVVVGTASGLLLLLEVQPEGRRAMPAADWARGYGVAPGTRLGQV
- the def gene encoding peptide deformylase, with the translated sequence MVYPIRLYGDPVLRRKARPVEDFSGIKRLAEDMLETMFEAKGVGLAAPQIGLSQRLFVAVEYADEPEGEEERPLRELVRRVYVVANPVITYREGLVEGTEGCLSLPGLYSEEVPRAERIRVEYQDEEGRGRVLELEGYMARVFQHEIDHLDGILFFERLPKPKREAFLEANRAELVRFQKEARALLKELSQG
- a CDS encoding YbbR-like domain-containing protein — protein: MRDWPAFLLALLVAFALWYSLQERAPVVERSLKVPLQVVGLGEGRRALGLPREVLLRLRGPAPLLEGRALPVSAYLDLSGAEGEVVREVRVAAPQGVEVLEVVPARVGVVVEVEAQRQIPVEVLAQGAWVLTDPAFVEAVGPESQVEAAVSAVGLDLGDEVVLFPFGPEGPLEGVELRPNRVRVVERREALFLKEVPLSLKPPPGRRLLDYAPKTVRLVGPREALEGLAGVAATLQEALGPGEVEVAVAPDLPPGVQTLGPVRVRVALE
- the cdaA gene encoding diadenylate cyclase CdaA → MSLTWRDLLDIFLVGVLLYSLYRILAGTRALNLVRGVLIYLATWFLASLLGLSTLSWILGNAATLGAFALIVVFQPELRGLLERLGRGQGALRPPPVALEMEELLLGLRRLAERRHGALLALERRTPLGEYAASGEVLDARLSARLLETLFYPGTPLHDGGAIVREGRLFAAGCVFPLSEVGMGLGTRHRAALGLSEVSDALVIVVSEETGAIRVAEGGRLSPPLSLEALRARLKEVVRDA
- a CDS encoding phosphopentomutase translates to MKAVAIVLDSVGLGYLPDAPLFGDEGADTLDHTVLKTGIALPHLAGLGLGRVPGVHTLPRAERPRGGFGRMREVNPGKDTTTGHWEFVGIHLEKPFRTFPHGFPEDVLREWAEAIGVGGWLLNRPYSGTEAIRDHGEAHLKTGYPIVYTSADSVFQVAAHVDVVPVEELYRFCQVARERLVGELQVARVIARPFAGEPGRFYRLEHLRKDFALEPPRNVLDVLKEGGLEVVGVGKIPDIYAGRGFTRKVKTKDNRDGLEKTLALMGEPFSGLVFTNLVDFDSKYGHRRDPEGYGRALVELDAFLPRLLAALGPEDHLFLVSDHGNDPTFFGTDHTREYGMLLWVGPGVEGELGTRETFADLGATWARLFGLAWDGPGTSLV